In the Streptomyces sp. f51 genome, one interval contains:
- a CDS encoding alpha/beta hydrolase, which translates to MSSTELPSAPAVSLTPRVGAVRVAEGERLRSVGLPGITLTIRSRPPARDGLPPALYVHGLGGSSQNWTALMSRLDGLVDSEALDLPGFGDSPPPDDGDYSVTGHARAVIRHLDASGRGPVHLFGNSLGGAVATRVAAVRPDLVRTLTLVSPALPEIRAQRTAWPTALLALPGVAGLFTRLTKEWSAEQRVRGVLALCYGDPGIVTPEGFRDAVEEMERRLALPYFWDAMARSARGVVNAYTLGGQHGLWRQAERVLAPTLLVYGGRDQLVGYRMAQRAARAFRGSRLLCLPDAGHVAMMEYPDTVATAFRELLADLEESTSSVAVGAES; encoded by the coding sequence ATGTCTTCGACCGAACTCCCGTCCGCGCCGGCCGTCAGCCTCACGCCGAGGGTCGGCGCCGTCAGGGTCGCGGAAGGGGAGCGGCTGAGATCGGTGGGGCTCCCCGGCATCACCCTGACGATCCGGTCGAGGCCGCCGGCCAGGGACGGACTTCCCCCCGCGCTGTACGTGCACGGTCTGGGCGGTTCCTCGCAGAACTGGACGGCGCTGATGTCCCGGCTCGACGGGCTCGTGGACAGCGAGGCCCTCGACCTGCCGGGCTTCGGCGACTCACCGCCGCCGGACGACGGCGACTACTCGGTCACCGGCCACGCGCGCGCGGTCATCCGCCACCTCGACGCGTCCGGACGCGGTCCGGTACATCTTTTCGGCAATTCACTCGGCGGAGCCGTCGCGACGCGGGTCGCGGCCGTGCGCCCGGATCTGGTGCGGACGCTGACGCTGGTGTCCCCGGCGCTGCCCGAGATCCGCGCCCAGCGCACCGCCTGGCCGACGGCGCTGCTCGCCCTTCCCGGAGTGGCCGGGCTGTTCACGAGACTGACCAAGGAATGGAGCGCTGAGCAGCGCGTACGCGGGGTTCTGGCCCTCTGTTACGGCGATCCTGGCATCGTGACCCCCGAGGGGTTCCGTGACGCGGTCGAGGAGATGGAGCGGAGGCTCGCGCTGCCCTACTTCTGGGACGCCATGGCACGCTCCGCGCGCGGGGTCGTGAACGCCTACACGCTCGGCGGGCAGCACGGACTGTGGCGTCAGGCCGAACGGGTGCTCGCCCCCACGCTCCTGGTCTACGGAGGCCGCGACCAACTTGTCGGCTACCGTATGGCGCAGCGCGCGGCCCGTGCCTTCCGCGGCTCCCGGCTGCTGTGCCTGCCGGACGCGGGGCACGTCGCGATGATGGAGTATCCGGACACGGTCGCCACCGCCTTCCGTGAACTCCTTGCGGACCTGGAAGAGTCGACCTCTTCGGTGGCAGTCGGCGCGGAGAGCTGA